The Roseovarius sp. EL26 genome has a window encoding:
- the mmsB gene encoding 3-hydroxyisobutyrate dehydrogenase, whose translation MKIGFIGLGNMGGPMAINLVKAGHEVNGFDTAEVSLDGINMADSVAGAVKDAEVVITMLPNGAILRAVADQILPNMARDATLIDCSTVDVESARAVDVQASGADLLFVDAPVSGGIGGASAGTLTFMAGGSDAAFAVAEPLFEIMGQKAVHCGAAGAGQAAKICNNMILGATMIATCEAFALADKLGLDRDKMFDVVSTSSGYSWTMNAYCPAPGVGPQSPADNDYQPGFASELMLKDLGLSQQAASSADADTPMGQLALELYKRFVEDEDGLGKDFSAMLPRFEKRGRE comes from the coding sequence ATGAAAATAGGTTTCATCGGCCTGGGAAATATGGGCGGCCCAATGGCCATCAATCTGGTCAAGGCCGGGCATGAGGTTAATGGTTTTGATACCGCGGAGGTCAGCCTCGACGGGATTAACATGGCAGACAGCGTTGCAGGCGCCGTTAAAGATGCTGAGGTTGTCATCACAATGCTGCCCAACGGCGCAATCCTGCGCGCGGTTGCTGATCAAATCCTTCCCAACATGGCTCGCGATGCTACGCTGATCGATTGTTCTACCGTGGATGTCGAAAGCGCCCGCGCGGTCGATGTACAGGCATCTGGCGCTGACCTTTTGTTTGTGGATGCGCCCGTATCGGGCGGTATTGGGGGCGCTTCAGCTGGCACGCTTACCTTTATGGCAGGCGGATCAGATGCCGCATTTGCCGTGGCAGAACCCCTGTTCGAGATCATGGGACAAAAAGCCGTGCATTGCGGGGCTGCTGGCGCAGGTCAAGCTGCCAAAATATGCAATAACATGATCCTTGGTGCCACCATGATCGCCACCTGCGAGGCCTTTGCATTGGCCGACAAGCTGGGATTAGATCGTGATAAAATGTTTGATGTGGTTTCAACCTCATCGGGCTACAGTTGGACCATGAACGCCTACTGCCCCGCCCCAGGCGTAGGCCCACAGTCACCAGCAGACAACGACTATCAACCGGGGTTTGCCTCTGAACTGATGCTTAAAGATCTCGGCCTCAGCCAGCAAGCTGCCAGCAGCGCCGATGCTGACACGCCGATGGGCCAACTGGCGCTGGAACTCTACAAACGATTTGTCGAAGACGAAGATGGTTTGGGCAAGGATTTCTCCGCCATGCTGCCCCGATTTGAAAAACGTGGGCGTGAATGA
- a CDS encoding enoyl-CoA hydratase/isomerase family protein → MNDIHIHTQGHAGRITLDRPQALNAITYEMCLEIELALINWLSDDNIKLVIIDATGDKAFCAGGDIQDLYKAGCAGDFDYGQTFWRDEYRLNALIAEYPKPYVAFMQGFTMGGGVGISCHGSHRIVCENSQIAMPEVSIGLVPDVGGSLLLARAPGRLGEYLGTTAARMQADCAIFAGFADTYIPRAQWSDLIETLCETGNAAVLEQHSKPAISGPLREQIPQINRLFGGEALRDIKNALVAKNSEFSNETLKQMARNSPLAMASAVELIHRVRGPNANIYHALEMEYRFTFRAQEKGDFLEGVRAAVIDKDRSPEWLHSFDNPPALEVSQMLMPLGENALTFEQKDATS, encoded by the coding sequence ATGAACGACATCCACATTCACACCCAAGGACACGCTGGCCGGATCACTCTTGATAGGCCACAGGCACTCAACGCTATCACATATGAAATGTGCCTGGAAATCGAGTTGGCGCTGATCAACTGGCTATCTGATGACAACATTAAACTAGTGATCATTGACGCCACAGGCGACAAAGCCTTTTGCGCAGGCGGCGACATTCAGGACCTCTACAAGGCTGGCTGCGCTGGCGACTTTGACTATGGGCAAACCTTCTGGCGTGATGAATATCGTTTGAATGCTCTGATTGCTGAATATCCCAAACCCTATGTCGCCTTTATGCAAGGATTCACTATGGGCGGCGGTGTTGGCATTTCCTGCCATGGCTCGCATCGCATCGTGTGCGAAAACAGCCAGATTGCCATGCCCGAGGTCAGCATTGGCCTTGTACCGGACGTCGGCGGTAGTTTGCTCTTGGCTCGCGCACCGGGGCGATTGGGCGAATATCTGGGAACCACCGCTGCCCGTATGCAGGCGGATTGCGCCATCTTTGCTGGCTTCGCAGACACGTATATCCCCCGCGCCCAATGGTCCGATTTGATCGAAACACTATGTGAAACAGGGAACGCCGCAGTTTTGGAGCAACACAGTAAGCCTGCCATCAGCGGCCCACTGCGCGAGCAGATCCCCCAGATTAACAGATTGTTCGGCGGTGAGGCCCTACGGGATATTAAGAATGCTCTGGTGGCAAAAAATTCTGAATTTTCCAACGAAACCCTCAAACAAATGGCGCGCAACTCTCCGTTAGCGATGGCAAGCGCAGTTGAACTGATTCACCGGGTGCGCGGCCCAAACGCCAACATCTACCATGCGCTTGAGATGGAATACCGCTTTACCTTCCGCGCACAGGAAAAAGGTGACTTCCTCGAAGGGGTCCGTGCCGCAGTGATCGACAAAGATCGCAGTCCTGAGTGGCTGCACAGCTTTGACAATCCCCCTGCCCTAGAGGTGTCGCAGATGCTGATGCCACTGGGGGAAAACGCCCTGACTTTTGAACAAAAGGACGCCACATCATGA
- a CDS encoding acyl-CoA dehydrogenase family protein: MDFALSEEQKAIFDVAFAFGQENIAPFAQDWEREGTIPKKLWLKIAQLGFGGLYVSEGHGGAGLNRLDATLVFEALSMACPSVAAFLSIHNMCAKMIDSYATQGLKSRILPDVLAMKTVLSYCLTEPGSGSDAAALRTKAQVRDNSYTISGSKAFISGGGYSGGYVVMARTGNDGPAGISALYVDDGTEGLSFGGLEDKMGWRSQPTRQVQFDGCPVTVENLLGIEGHGFKYAMKGLDGGRLNIAACSLGAAQQGLNQTLAYMAERRAFGRSIDQFQALQFRLADLEIELQAARTFLHQAAWKLDTDAPDATKFCAMAKKFVTETGSNTVNQCLQLHGGYGYLADYGIEKLVRDLRVHEILEGTNEIMRLIVARDLLGKQ; this comes from the coding sequence ATGGATTTTGCTCTCAGCGAAGAACAAAAAGCTATATTTGACGTGGCTTTTGCCTTTGGGCAAGAAAACATTGCCCCCTTTGCACAAGATTGGGAACGGGAGGGCACTATCCCGAAAAAGCTTTGGCTTAAAATCGCGCAACTTGGATTTGGGGGGTTATACGTCTCTGAAGGCCACGGTGGCGCAGGCCTCAACCGGTTGGATGCCACCTTGGTGTTTGAGGCGCTATCGATGGCCTGCCCCTCTGTCGCTGCGTTTCTATCAATACACAATATGTGCGCCAAGATGATCGACAGCTATGCCACGCAGGGGCTAAAATCACGTATTCTGCCCGATGTTCTGGCGATGAAAACGGTGCTTTCCTACTGCCTGACCGAACCCGGCTCAGGGTCAGATGCAGCTGCACTCAGAACCAAAGCACAAGTCAGAGATAACAGCTACACAATATCCGGCAGCAAGGCTTTTATCTCAGGGGGGGGATATTCAGGCGGCTATGTTGTCATGGCCCGCACAGGGAATGACGGCCCGGCCGGTATATCAGCGCTTTATGTTGATGACGGCACCGAGGGACTTTCCTTCGGCGGGCTTGAAGACAAGATGGGCTGGCGCAGCCAACCCACACGGCAAGTCCAGTTTGACGGATGCCCTGTCACCGTTGAAAACCTGCTGGGGATCGAAGGACACGGCTTCAAATATGCCATGAAGGGGCTTGATGGAGGAAGGTTGAACATTGCTGCCTGTTCTCTTGGCGCTGCGCAACAAGGCTTGAACCAGACGCTGGCCTACATGGCAGAGCGCCGTGCCTTTGGCCGCAGCATCGATCAATTTCAAGCGCTTCAATTTCGGCTAGCTGATCTGGAAATAGAGCTGCAAGCCGCTCGGACCTTCCTGCATCAGGCTGCGTGGAAACTCGACACTGACGCGCCCGATGCGACCAAGTTCTGCGCCATGGCCAAGAAATTCGTGACCGAGACCGGGTCAAACACAGTCAATCAATGCTTACAACTGCATGGCGGTTACGGCTATCTGGCTGACTACGGCATCGAAAAACTGGTGCGAGACCTGCGCGTGCATGAGATACTCGAAGGGACAAACGAAATTATGCGCCTGATCGTGGCGCGAGACCTTTTGGGAAAACAATGA
- a CDS encoding L,D-transpeptidase, translated as MTDNRLNRRTAIVTGLAALATPSLINAQEAPKSTRRNASAFKTQHWSDHFDSLGKGCIVADISSRALHYWDADGETYILFPSSVPQTEDMTKRGYTEVVRKAEHPSWTPTASMRERDPDLPQRIEGGAPGNPLGTRAMYLSWPAYLIHGTHDTRKIGRKSSSGCIGLYNEHVETLFDKVPVGTQVLLL; from the coding sequence ATGACTGACAACCGCCTAAACCGCCGCACCGCGATTGTGACCGGCCTTGCCGCTCTGGCGACGCCCAGCCTGATCAACGCTCAGGAGGCCCCGAAATCCACACGCCGTAATGCGTCTGCCTTCAAGACTCAACATTGGAGTGACCATTTCGACAGTCTTGGCAAAGGTTGCATCGTAGCTGACATCAGCAGTCGCGCCCTGCACTACTGGGATGCCGATGGCGAAACATACATCTTGTTCCCATCTTCAGTACCACAGACCGAAGACATGACAAAACGCGGCTATACTGAAGTTGTACGCAAGGCAGAACACCCAAGCTGGACACCAACCGCGTCGATGCGCGAACGTGATCCAGATCTGCCCCAACGGATCGAAGGTGGTGCCCCAGGCAATCCACTTGGCACACGGGCGATGTATCTGAGCTGGCCCGCCTACCTGATCCACGGCACCCATGACACGCGTAAAATCGGGCGCAAATCCTCAAGCGGCTGCATTGGCCTATACAACGAACATGTCGAAACCCTCTTCGACAAGGTTCCGGTCGGTACGCAAGTGCTATTGCTCTGA
- a CDS encoding carboxylate-amine ligase, with protein MSALSPDFTIGIEEEYLLVDQDSLALSEAPAEMMDACQSELQDQVAPEFLKCQIEIGTKVCANVAEAREDLKRLRACVSKHAARFNLAPIAASCHPFSDWRDQSHTEKERYNALSSDLAGVVRRMLICGMHVHVGIERPNQRIDLMNQLCYFLPHLLALSCSSPFWQGRDTGLDSYRLTVFDNLPRTGLPPRMDSFGEFERAVSALTDLGVIEDSSKIWWDLRPSSRFPTIESRICDVQPRLEHTLTLAALTQALTRMLWRLATNNQRWRIYDNFLLSENRWRAQRYATREGLIDFGRHEIVPMSELVEEMIGLVQEDAAFFSSVDEVERSREVLNSGTSSGRQRQVHQDALANGQDEHQALQSVVRHLVEEFHADL; from the coding sequence ATGTCCGCCCTATCCCCTGATTTTACAATTGGAATCGAAGAAGAATATCTTTTAGTTGACCAGGATAGTCTGGCGCTCTCTGAAGCTCCAGCAGAAATGATGGACGCCTGCCAAAGTGAATTGCAAGACCAAGTAGCGCCAGAGTTCCTCAAATGTCAGATCGAGATCGGCACAAAGGTTTGCGCCAATGTTGCCGAGGCGCGAGAAGATCTCAAACGCTTACGCGCTTGTGTCTCAAAACACGCGGCACGCTTCAATCTGGCACCGATAGCGGCCTCTTGCCATCCATTTTCCGACTGGAGAGATCAAAGCCATACTGAAAAGGAGCGCTATAATGCGCTATCATCTGATCTAGCAGGCGTTGTTCGCCGCATGTTGATCTGCGGCATGCATGTGCACGTTGGGATTGAACGGCCCAATCAACGTATCGATCTGATGAATCAGCTTTGTTATTTTCTACCCCACCTGCTGGCGCTTAGCTGCTCTTCACCGTTTTGGCAGGGTCGCGACACTGGCCTCGATAGTTATCGGCTGACAGTGTTTGACAACCTGCCGCGCACCGGCTTGCCCCCACGTATGGACAGTTTTGGAGAGTTTGAACGTGCGGTCTCAGCACTCACAGACCTAGGTGTGATCGAAGACAGCTCGAAAATCTGGTGGGATCTACGACCCTCCTCCCGGTTCCCGACAATTGAATCCCGCATTTGCGATGTCCAGCCACGGTTGGAACACACGTTGACCCTTGCGGCTCTGACACAGGCTCTGACCCGAATGCTCTGGCGTTTGGCCACCAACAATCAACGTTGGCGCATCTATGACAACTTTCTGTTGTCAGAAAACCGCTGGCGTGCTCAACGCTATGCAACCCGCGAAGGTTTGATTGATTTTGGCCGCCACGAAATTGTGCCCATGTCCGAATTGGTCGAAGAGATGATCGGGTTAGTTCAGGAAGATGCCGCCTTTTTCTCCTCAGTTGATGAGGTCGAGCGTAGTCGTGAGGTCCTAAACAGCGGGACAAGTTCCGGTCGCCAAAGACAGGTTCATCAAGATGCCTTGGCCAACGGGCAGGATGAACATCAGGCGTTGCAATCAGTCGTACGCCACCTAGTCGAAGAATTTCACGCCGACCTGTAG